A genomic segment from Sulfuritalea hydrogenivorans sk43H encodes:
- a CDS encoding aminopeptidase P N-terminal domain-containing protein, which translates to MGNSFEACRQRRLALIDRMTRGGGGVALVPTSPEQARNRDTHYPYRADSYFQYLTGFTEPEAVLVIVVGRGDTSPQAILFCREKNLEREIWDGFRHGPDGAREMFGLDAAHAIGELEGKLPELLADQPVLWFSIGHDAGWDQRIAAALNKVRGESRTGKRAPSAIRDVRAELDAMRLVKDATELATMRRAADISTAAHMRAMRFVAPGRFEYEVEAELLHEFRRQGCEYPAYTSIVAGGANACVLHYVGNDQILRDGDLLLIDAGGELGGYASDITRCFPVNGRFSGPQADIYDMVLDAQAAAIAAVRPGATFADPHEAALKVLAQGMVDLKLLPGSRDAVIESESYKRFYMHRTSHWLGKDVHDAGEYKEGEHWAPLVPGMVLTIEPGCYIRPAEDVPEAFWNIGVRIEDDAVVTAGGCEIITVAAPKKIADIEALMRDARGG; encoded by the coding sequence ATGGGGAACTCTTTCGAGGCGTGCCGCCAGCGCCGACTCGCATTGATCGATCGCATGACGCGTGGCGGCGGCGGTGTCGCGCTCGTTCCCACTTCACCGGAACAGGCGCGCAATCGCGACACGCACTACCCCTATCGCGCCGACAGCTACTTTCAGTACCTGACCGGTTTCACCGAGCCCGAAGCGGTGCTGGTGATTGTCGTCGGCCGCGGCGATACGTCACCGCAGGCTATCCTGTTCTGTCGCGAGAAGAACCTGGAGCGTGAAATCTGGGATGGATTTCGCCACGGCCCGGACGGCGCCCGCGAAATGTTCGGCCTCGATGCCGCCCATGCCATCGGCGAACTGGAGGGCAAGCTGCCCGAACTGCTGGCCGATCAGCCGGTGCTGTGGTTTTCGATCGGACACGATGCCGGCTGGGATCAGCGGATCGCCGCCGCGCTGAACAAGGTGCGCGGCGAGAGCCGGACCGGCAAGCGGGCGCCGTCCGCGATCCGCGATGTGCGTGCCGAACTGGATGCCATGCGCCTGGTCAAGGACGCCACCGAGCTCGCCACCATGCGCCGCGCCGCGGATATTTCCACTGCCGCCCACATGCGCGCCATGCGTTTCGTCGCGCCGGGACGCTTCGAGTACGAAGTCGAGGCAGAATTGCTGCACGAGTTTCGGCGGCAGGGTTGCGAGTATCCCGCCTACACCTCGATCGTTGCCGGCGGCGCGAATGCCTGCGTATTGCATTACGTCGGCAACGACCAGATCCTGAGGGACGGCGACCTGCTGCTGATCGATGCCGGCGGCGAACTCGGCGGCTATGCCTCCGACATCACGCGCTGTTTCCCGGTCAACGGCCGTTTCAGCGGGCCGCAAGCCGATATCTACGACATGGTGCTCGACGCGCAGGCGGCGGCGATTGCGGCGGTACGACCCGGCGCCACCTTTGCCGATCCGCACGAGGCGGCGCTGAAGGTGCTGGCCCAGGGCATGGTAGACCTCAAGCTGCTGCCGGGATCGCGCGATGCCGTGATCGAATCGGAAAGCTACAAGCGTTTCTACATGCACCGCACCAGCCACTGGCTGGGCAAGGATGTGCACGATGCCGGTGAATACAAGGAAGGCGAGCACTGGGCGCCGCTGGTGCCGGGCATGGTGCTGACCATCGAACCCGGTTGCTACATCCGGCCGGCGGAAGACGTACCCGAGGCCTTCTGGAACATCGGCGTGCGCATCGAGGACGATGCGGTGGTGACGGCCGGCGGCTGCGAAATAATTACCGTAGCCGCGCCGAAGAAAATCGCCGACATCGAAGCGCTGATGCGGGACGCCCGTGGCGGCTGA
- a CDS encoding FAD-dependent monooxygenase, producing MAAEASQAVAIVGGGPAGMALALALKLHGVTAEIFEARERAVVSRDARVLALSDGARQILEWLGVWSGLAATSIDAIHISQRGGFGRTLLRATELDLKNLGWVLPASDLIAALDAAVSAAGIVYRERTRVGAGETAMFPLTAYAEGAVEAGAGEMRDYGQHAVLCSVSVAAPHRNVAWERFTSDGPVALLPLGDRYAVVLTCADETVADVKALDDAAFLALLQQRFGTRLRFTAASPRTAYPLGLRYRPDPVGERQVWLGNAAQTLHPVAGQGFNLGLRDIWELAQSLGAATDPGAPEVLAAYARGRQVDRRGAIAFTDLLIDGFASGFPPLKHARGAGLLALDLLPPLRAFVAKRMIYGARAWP from the coding sequence GTGGCGGCTGAAGCAAGCCAGGCTGTCGCGATAGTCGGCGGCGGGCCCGCCGGCATGGCCCTGGCGCTGGCATTGAAGCTCCACGGCGTCACCGCAGAAATCTTCGAGGCCCGCGAACGTGCTGTTGTTAGCCGCGACGCTCGCGTGCTGGCCTTGTCCGATGGCGCGCGGCAGATACTCGAATGGCTCGGCGTCTGGTCCGGGCTTGCCGCAACATCCATCGATGCCATACATATCTCGCAGCGCGGCGGCTTTGGCCGCACGCTGTTGCGGGCGACCGAGCTCGACCTGAAAAACCTCGGCTGGGTGCTCCCGGCCAGTGATCTGATCGCGGCGCTCGACGCGGCCGTGAGCGCCGCCGGGATTGTCTACCGTGAGCGAACAAGAGTCGGCGCTGGCGAGACGGCAATGTTTCCGCTGACGGCCTATGCCGAGGGTGCTGTTGAAGCCGGCGCCGGCGAGATGCGTGACTACGGGCAGCACGCCGTGCTGTGCAGCGTGAGCGTGGCGGCACCGCATCGCAATGTTGCCTGGGAACGTTTCACCAGCGATGGCCCGGTCGCGCTGTTGCCGCTCGGTGACCGCTACGCCGTGGTGTTGACCTGTGCGGACGAAACCGTTGCGGACGTCAAGGCGCTCGACGATGCGGCCTTCCTCGCCCTGTTGCAGCAGCGTTTCGGCACGCGCCTGCGCTTCACCGCCGCAAGTCCGCGCACTGCCTATCCGCTCGGACTGCGCTATCGTCCCGACCCGGTGGGCGAACGCCAGGTCTGGCTCGGCAATGCCGCGCAAACTTTGCATCCGGTCGCTGGGCAGGGCTTCAATCTCGGTTTGCGCGACATCTGGGAACTGGCGCAGTCCCTTGGGGCGGCGACCGATCCCGGCGCACCGGAAGTGCTGGCCGCCTATGCGCGCGGCCGCCAGGTCGACCGGCGCGGGGCGATCGCCTTCACCGATCTGCTGATCGACGGCTTTGCCTCGGGTTTCCCGCCCTTGAAGCATGCGCGCGGCGCCGGTCTGCTGGCGCTGGACTTGTTGCCGCCGCTGCGAGCATTTGTGGCGAAGCGCATGATTTATGGTGCCAGGGCATGGCCCTGA
- the dusB gene encoding tRNA dihydrouridine synthase DusB has product MDFLGFQLRNNLFVAPMAGVTDRPFRQLCKKLGAGLAVSEMVTSNSLLYGSAKTRRRADHEGEVDPISVQIAGADPAMMAQAAKYNADNGAQIIDINMGCPAKKICNVMAGSALMQNEPLVAKILEAVVAAVPDTPVTLKFRTGWNRDNRNAPRIARIAEDSGIRAIAIHGRTRADQYQGCAEYDTIALVKSQVKIPVIANGDINSPQKARYVLDYTGADGVMIGRAAQGRPWLFREIEHFLASGEELPPPRVAEIHDILRGHLADLYAFYGELTGVRIARKHISWYTKGLVGAAHFRHAMNQLQSVHEQLAATDEFFLGHAAANERLRYEEPLLEMRAA; this is encoded by the coding sequence ATGGACTTCCTCGGTTTTCAGTTGCGCAACAACCTGTTTGTCGCGCCCATGGCCGGGGTCACGGATCGTCCTTTTCGCCAGCTGTGCAAAAAGCTTGGCGCCGGGCTTGCGGTATCCGAAATGGTGACATCAAATTCCCTGCTCTATGGCAGCGCCAAGACGCGTCGCCGTGCCGACCACGAAGGCGAGGTCGATCCGATTTCGGTGCAGATCGCCGGCGCCGATCCGGCGATGATGGCGCAGGCAGCGAAGTACAACGCCGACAACGGCGCGCAGATCATCGACATCAACATGGGCTGCCCGGCCAAGAAGATCTGCAACGTCATGGCCGGCTCGGCCCTGATGCAGAACGAGCCGCTGGTGGCGAAAATCCTGGAAGCGGTGGTTGCCGCCGTGCCCGACACGCCGGTGACGCTGAAGTTTCGCACCGGCTGGAATCGCGACAATCGCAACGCGCCGCGCATCGCCCGCATCGCCGAGGACTCCGGCATCCGCGCCATTGCCATCCATGGCCGCACGCGCGCCGACCAGTATCAGGGTTGCGCGGAATACGACACCATTGCCCTGGTCAAGTCGCAAGTGAAGATTCCGGTGATCGCCAACGGCGACATCAACTCGCCGCAGAAAGCCCGCTACGTGCTCGATTACACCGGTGCCGACGGCGTCATGATCGGCCGCGCGGCGCAGGGGCGGCCCTGGCTGTTCCGCGAGATCGAACACTTCCTGGCAAGCGGCGAAGAACTGCCGCCACCGCGGGTAGCGGAAATCCACGACATCCTGCGCGGCCATCTTGCCGATCTGTATGCGTTCTACGGCGAGCTGACCGGCGTGCGCATTGCGCGCAAGCACATCAGCTGGTACACCAAGGGCCTGGTCGGCGCCGCGCATTTCCGGCACGCCATGAACCAGTTGCAGAGCGTGCACGAACAGCTCGCCGCCACCGACGAATTCTTCCTGGGGCACGCCGCCGCCAACGAGCGTTTGCGCTATGAAGAGCCCCTTCTTGAAATGAGGGCCGCATGA
- a CDS encoding helix-turn-helix domain-containing protein yields MSEINDCVRRTLNRYFRDLDGQAPHAIYGMVLKCVERPMLEVVMKQADGNQTVAADMLGISRGTLRRMLVEHELL; encoded by the coding sequence ATGAGCGAAATAAACGACTGTGTCCGGCGGACCCTCAATCGCTACTTCCGCGATCTCGACGGCCAGGCGCCGCATGCCATTTACGGCATGGTATTGAAATGCGTCGAGCGGCCGATGCTGGAAGTGGTGATGAAACAGGCGGACGGCAACCAGACGGTCGCCGCCGACATGCTCGGTATCAGCCGCGGCACCTTGCGCCGCATGCTGGTCGAACACGAATTGCTTTAA
- the purH gene encoding bifunctional phosphoribosylaminoimidazolecarboxamide formyltransferase/IMP cyclohydrolase produces MKVTQALLSVSDKRGTVDFARGLAQLGIKLLSTGGTAKLLRDAGLDVTDVSDYTGFPEMLDGRVKTLHPKVHGGILGIRGNAEHEATMVKHGIPAIDLVVVNLYPFRETVAKPGCSLDDAIENIDIGGPTMVRAAAKNHGNEQGGVGVVTDPEDYAAILDELKSGGALSYKTRFALAKKAFTHTARYDSAISNWLTSLDEQNKPGAFPERLQLAFDKVDTMRYGENPHQQAAFYREPVPVPGSIASYQQLQGKELSYNNIGDADAAWECVKAFDGEIACVIVKHANPCGVAIAGSALEAYRKAFKTDPTSAFGGIISFNCAIDKATAEAVAGQFAEVIIAPEITSDARAVFAAKQNLRVLIVPMGKASGLMDYKRVGGGLLVQSADEARITPADIKVVTRRAPTATEMSDLLFAWRVAKYVKSNAIVYCKDAMTVGVGAGQMSRVDSARIAAIKAENNGLTVAGSVVASDAFFPFRDGLDVLAKAGATAVIQPGGSVRDAEVIAAADEQNLAMVFTGFRHFRH; encoded by the coding sequence ATGAAGGTCACACAAGCGCTGCTAAGCGTTTCCGACAAGCGCGGCACGGTCGATTTTGCTCGCGGTCTTGCCCAACTCGGCATCAAGCTGCTGTCCACCGGCGGCACCGCCAAGCTGCTGCGCGATGCCGGGCTCGACGTCACCGACGTCTCCGATTACACCGGCTTTCCCGAGATGCTCGACGGCCGCGTCAAGACCCTGCACCCCAAGGTGCATGGCGGCATCCTCGGCATTCGCGGCAACGCCGAGCATGAGGCGACGATGGTCAAGCACGGCATCCCGGCCATCGACCTGGTCGTGGTGAACCTCTATCCCTTCCGCGAGACCGTCGCCAAGCCCGGCTGCTCGCTCGACGACGCCATCGAGAACATCGACATCGGCGGCCCGACCATGGTCCGCGCCGCGGCGAAGAACCACGGCAACGAACAGGGCGGCGTCGGCGTGGTCACCGATCCCGAGGACTATGCAGCTATCCTCGACGAACTCAAGTCCGGCGGCGCGCTGTCATACAAGACGCGGTTCGCGCTGGCGAAAAAGGCTTTCACCCATACCGCGCGTTACGACTCGGCGATTTCCAACTGGCTGACTTCGCTCGACGAACAGAACAAGCCCGGCGCATTCCCCGAAAGACTGCAACTGGCCTTCGACAAGGTCGACACCATGCGCTACGGCGAGAACCCGCACCAGCAGGCGGCGTTCTACCGCGAGCCGGTGCCGGTCCCCGGCAGCATTGCCAGCTATCAGCAACTGCAGGGCAAGGAACTCAGCTACAACAACATCGGTGACGCCGACGCGGCCTGGGAATGCGTCAAGGCCTTCGATGGCGAGATTGCCTGCGTCATCGTCAAGCACGCCAACCCGTGCGGCGTGGCGATCGCCGGCTCGGCGCTGGAGGCGTATCGCAAGGCCTTCAAGACCGATCCGACCTCGGCCTTCGGCGGCATCATCTCCTTCAACTGCGCGATCGACAAGGCCACCGCCGAAGCCGTGGCCGGACAGTTCGCCGAAGTCATCATCGCTCCCGAGATCACCAGCGATGCGCGCGCCGTGTTTGCCGCCAAGCAGAACCTGCGCGTGCTGATCGTGCCGATGGGCAAAGCCAGCGGGCTGATGGATTACAAGCGCGTCGGTGGCGGCCTGCTGGTGCAAAGCGCCGACGAGGCGCGCATCACGCCGGCGGACATCAAGGTGGTGACCAGGCGTGCGCCGACCGCGACCGAGATGAGCGACCTGCTGTTCGCCTGGCGCGTTGCCAAGTACGTCAAGTCGAATGCCATCGTGTACTGCAAGGACGCCATGACCGTCGGCGTCGGCGCCGGCCAGATGAGCCGCGTCGACTCCGCCCGCATCGCCGCGATCAAGGCCGAGAACAACGGCCTTACGGTGGCCGGTTCGGTGGTCGCGTCGGACGCCTTCTTCCCCTTCCGCGACGGCCTCGACGTCTTGGCCAAGGCCGGTGCGACAGCGGTGATCCAGCCCGGCGGCTCGGTGCGCGATGCCGAAGTCATCGCCGCCGCAGACGAGCAGAATCTGGCGATGGTATTTACGGGTTTCCGCCACTTCCGTCACTGA